One Chloroflexaceae bacterium DNA window includes the following coding sequences:
- a CDS encoding FAD-binding oxidoreductase, whose protein sequence is MTGRTQVAIIGAGVIGASIAYHLTLRGCTDVLILEKEEAEVSGSTARSAAGVRHQFSNATNILLSRYSIQKLRTFDEEVGGHAELHLVGYLFLVNNAATWEQYQRNVALQRQLDVRVEVLSPEEAARFVPGMRTDDLIGATFGPDDGFCDPYGIAMGYLRAAQRMGARILRGVAVTGFEIRGGAVSGLRTTHGGIACDIAVNAAGPWAGEVAALAGLDVPVRPYRRNIYMTTPFPQIPDPIPFTVDVGSGFYMRHEGPGLLMGRSNPDEPSSFNTTVDWDWLDHVLEAGLYRFPVLQQAGLATSQCWAGLYEITPDHNPILGRHPDLANYVDASGFSGHGIMHAPATGMLIAEEILDGRAHTINIDDLRISRFQTGQQQIEQNVI, encoded by the coding sequence GTGACAGGCCGCACACAGGTGGCAATCATTGGCGCCGGTGTCATCGGCGCCAGCATCGCCTATCATCTGACCCTTCGGGGTTGTACCGACGTGCTGATACTTGAGAAGGAGGAAGCCGAGGTGAGCGGCAGCACCGCCCGCTCGGCAGCCGGCGTCCGGCACCAGTTCTCGAACGCCACCAATATCCTGCTCTCGCGCTACAGCATTCAGAAGCTGCGCACCTTCGACGAAGAAGTCGGCGGACACGCCGAGTTGCACCTGGTAGGCTATCTCTTTCTGGTTAACAATGCCGCTACGTGGGAGCAGTACCAGCGCAACGTCGCCCTCCAGCGGCAACTCGATGTGCGCGTCGAGGTGTTGAGCCCCGAGGAAGCCGCGCGCTTCGTGCCCGGCATGCGCACCGACGACCTTATCGGCGCGACCTTCGGCCCCGATGACGGCTTCTGCGACCCCTATGGCATCGCCATGGGTTACCTGCGCGCCGCCCAGCGCATGGGCGCTCGCATCCTCCGCGGCGTCGCCGTCACCGGGTTCGAGATCCGCGGCGGCGCCGTGAGCGGCCTGCGTACCACCCACGGCGGGATTGCCTGCGATATTGCGGTCAACGCCGCCGGTCCATGGGCCGGAGAAGTTGCGGCCCTGGCCGGTCTTGACGTGCCCGTCCGTCCCTACCGGCGCAATATCTATATGACCACTCCCTTCCCCCAGATCCCCGACCCCATCCCATTCACCGTAGATGTCGGCAGCGGCTTCTACATGCGCCACGAGGGCCCCGGCCTCCTGATGGGCCGCTCCAACCCCGATGAGCCGAGCAGCTTCAATACGACGGTAGACTGGGACTGGCTCGACCACGTGCTCGAAGCCGGCCTGTATCGCTTTCCGGTGCTGCAGCAGGCCGGCCTCGCCACCAGTCAGTGCTGGGCTGGTCTCTACGAGATCACGCCTGACCATAACCCTATCCTCGGGCGACATCCCGACCTGGCCAATTATGTGGACGCCAGCGGCTTCAGCGGTCACGGGATCATGCATGCTCCCGCCACCGGTATGCTCATTGCCGAAGAGATCCTCGACGGTCGCGCCCATACCATCAATATTGACGATCTGCGGATCAGCCGCTTTCAAACCGGGCAACAGCAGATTGAGCAGAATGTGATCTGA